GAGCTATTGCCGGCTGCGGCGGTGAAAAGAAGGAAGCCGGCGGGGATAAGGTCTACCGGATTGGCGTATTGCAGCTGGTACAGCACGGCGCTTTGGATGATGCGAACCGGGGCTTTGTGGACGGTCTGGCAGCCAGGGGCTATAAAGACGGCGCCAACATAAAGCTCGATCAGCAGAACGCCCAGGGGGATCAGTCCAATTTAAAGACCATCAGCCAACGGTTCGTGAATAACAAAGTGGATTTGATTTTTGCGATTGCGACCCCGGCAGCGCAGATTGTCGCCAATGAAACCAAAACCATTCCCATTGTGGGATCGGCGATTACGGATTATCAGACGGCCAAACTGGTTCAATCCACTGAAAAG
This region of Acetonema longum DSM 6540 genomic DNA includes:
- a CDS encoding ABC transporter substrate binding protein encodes the protein MLNQLSRKKVMALAMGAVLAVGAIAGCGGEKKEAGGDKVYRIGVLQLVQHGALDDANRGFVDGLAARGYKDGANIKLDQQNAQGDQSNLKTISQRFVNNKVDLIFAIATPAAQIVANETKTIPIVGSAITDYQTAKLVQSTEK